In Fusarium oxysporum f. sp. lycopersici 4287 chromosome 12, whole genome shotgun sequence, one DNA window encodes the following:
- a CDS encoding tryptophan synthase, beta subunit yields MGSIHQPHSDTYPDPNGFYGQFGGNFYPPEAHQALEELATKYQELRHSPSFNQTLNKVRIGLQGRPTPIHHLENISREVGGAQIFVKREDLNHTGAHKINHCVGFALLAKAMGKTKLIAETGAGQHGVALATAAAYFGLECEVHMGGVDTEKQKSNVGRMQILGARVVAATAGQSALKEASDSAFNAYVEQREHALYAIGSAIGPHPFPLIVRDFQSVIGKEAREQFLAMSDGTLPEHVVACVAGGSNAMGMYSAFIDDTEVKLHAVEPLGRSEKLGEHAATLSYGRPGTLHGAKTLVLQQDEGKPAPVSSVASGLVYPGIGPEVAMLHDAGRISVTTVGNDEVISTFFRIAKSEGIIIALESAHAIAFAIRLAAQRPSPERILVNLSGRGDKDVDYVLEHHGTG; encoded by the coding sequence ATGGGAAGCATTCATCAACCTCACTCAGACACCTACCCAGATCCAAATGGCTTCTACGGCCAATTCGGTGGTAACTTCTACCCACCCGAAGCTCACCAAGCACTCGAAGAACTGGCCACCAAGTACCAAGAACTCCGCCACTCACCCTCGTTCAACCAAACGCTCAACAAAGTCCGCATCGGTCTGCAAGGCCGCCCAACGCCAATCCACCATCTCGAGAACATCTCCCGAGAAGTCGGCGGTGCTCAAATCTTCGTCAAGCGCGAAGACCTAAACCATACAGGCGCGCACAAGATCAATCACTGCGTTGGTTTCGCACTTCTCGCCAAAGCAATGGGAAAGACTAAGCTCATCGCTGAGACGGGGGCAGGTCAACACGGTGTTGCACTCGCGACTGCAGCGGCGTATTTTGGTCTTGAGTGTGAGGTTCATATGGGCGGTGTTGATACCGAGAAGCAAAAGTCTAATGTTGGTCGAATGCAAATCCTTGGAGCAAGAGTTGTTGCTGCTACAGCGGGACAGTCTGCGTTGAAAGAAGCAAGTGACTCGGCTTTCAATGCGTATGTTGAACAGCGAGAGCATGCGCTGTATGCAATTGGTTCGGCGATTGGGCCCCATCCATTCCCATTGATTGTGAGAGACTTTCAGTCCGTGATCGGCAAAGAAGCTCGAGAGCAATTCCTCGCCATGAGTGATGGTACTCTGCCTGAGCATGTTGTCGCATGTGTCGCTGGTGGATCCAATGCGATGGGAATGTACTCTGCTTTCATTGATGATACAGAAGTGAAGTTGCATGCGGTGGAACCATTGGGACGATCCGAGAAACTTGGCGAGCATGCAGCGACATTATCATACGGTAGACCAGGTACATTGCATGGCGCAAAGACGCTGGTTCTCCaacaagatgaaggcaaGCCTGCTCCCGTTTCATCCGTAGCCTCCGGGCTAGTCTATCCTGGTATTGGACCTGAGGTGGCAATGCTTCACGACGCTGGGCGTATATCAGTCACAACAGTTGGTAACGACGAGGTCATCAGCACATTCTTCCGCATAGCAAAGAGCGAGGGTATCATCATTGCCCTAGAGAGTGCACATGCAATCGCATTTGCTATTCGTTTGGCAGCGCAACGACCTTCACCAGAGCGGATTCTGGTCAATCTATCGGGGCGAGGAGATAAAGATGTAGATTATGTTCTCGAGCATCATGGAACTGGTTGA
- a CDS encoding hypothetical protein (At least one base has a quality score < 10), which yields MGRYLDRWKNKTKELQIHILERLGPHGPKGWRKNKKAVWLTSLFSTEDILRNPEPQVKSEMSLSNQIYGTGPPEPPSNDQGPVEQDGGNCPRESSPPAIPVHDAHLSQSPQLREPAPSNWENNVRDAPSPIRQNLSPTAEDWRLAQHRDDQLEYGRWVNPVTPRRRRAPSAEPVSALSLSLQRFANMSASLYCVEDENFDVDTVAWLVTGFGADESRRRLFYFYDHGTVDIWYCLGDVLSQPVRHLLELGSSQEACISHGLSCKRVMVVKDELDCRRLRFESVHRDE from the exons ATGGGTCGTTATCTAGACCGATGGAAGAACAAAACGAAGGAACTTCAGATTCACATACTTGAGCGACTTGGTCCCCACGGACCCAAAGGATGGAGGAAGAATAAGAAAGCTGTATGGCTGACATCACTATTCTCCACTGAGGACATTCTCAGAAACCCTGAGCCTCAGGTGAAGTCGGAAATG AGCCTCAGCAACCAGATCTATGGTACAGGTCCGCCAGAGCCTCCCAGCAACGATCAAGGGCCTGTTGAACAGGATGGTGGAAACTGCCCGAGGGAGTCTTCACCGCCAGCCATCCCCGTACATGATGCCCACCTTTCACAAAGCCCTCAACTGCGAGAGCCAGCCCCATCGAATTGGGAGAACAACGTTCGCGACGCTCCCTCCCCCATTAGACAGAACCTTTCCCCTACCGCCGAAGACTGGAGACTTGCCCAACACCGAGACGATCAGCTTGAGTATGGCCGCTGGGTCAATCCCGTCACACCCCGCCGACGCCGAGCACCTTCCGCAGAACCGGTCAGCGccctctctctttctctccaaCGATTCGCAAACATGAGCGCCAGCTTGTATTGTGTGGAGGACGAGAATTTCGATGTCGATACTGTCGCCTGGTTGGTCACGGGTTTCGGAGCTGATGAGTCTCGGAGACggcttttttatttttacgACCATGGGACAGTGGATATATGGTATTGTTTGGGAGATGTGTTGTCGCAGCCAGTACGCCACCTGCTAGAACTTGGGTCATCCCAGGAGGCATGTATTTCCCATGGGTTATCGTGCAAACGAGTGATGGTAGTCAAAGATGAACTTGATTGTCGACGTCTCCGTTTCGAATCAGTTCATCGAGACGAGTGA